TGGTCGTCTGGGTCGTGGTCGGTCGCTCCGAGCCGCCGGCGCTGCGTCGCCGACGTGAGCAGGTGCGCCGCGACCTGCCCCACCTGGTCGGGCTGCTCGCGGTGGCGCTGCGGGCGGGGGCCGCCGCCGGTGACGCCGTGGCGGTGGCCGGGGCCGCCCTGCCCGGGCCGGCCGCCGACCACCTGCTGGCGCTGACCTCGAGGCTGGGCCTGGGTGTCGACCCGGGCGCGGTGTGGCACGACGTGGCGGGCGACCCGCTGCTGGCCCCGCTGGGCCGCGCGCTCGCGCGCGCCCACACCAGCGGGTCGTCGGTGGTCGAGGCGGTCGAGGACCTGGCCGACGCCCTGGCCCGCGAGGCCGGCGCCGACGCCGAGGACCTGGCCCGGTCCGTGGGGGTGCGGGCCGCGGTGCCCCTCGGCGTCTGCCTCCTGCCCGCCTTCGTGCTGGTCGGCATCGTGCCGCTGGCCGCCGGGCTGATGCGGACCCTGCTGTGAGCCGCCGGCGCTGCGGGCCAGGGGCCGTGCACAGGCGCTGCGTCGCGCGGGCCCGCCCA
The Nocardioides marinisabuli genome window above contains:
- a CDS encoding type II secretion system F family protein; this encodes MSPWAVALLAAAATAAWVPPARGRPSILGSAGVPGGATGAAEPAAAQGWMRRHRWLLAMCAAAVGPTVVGGATGAVAGPVLAVVVWVVVGRSEPPALRRRREQVRRDLPHLVGLLAVALRAGAAAGDAVAVAGAALPGPAADHLLALTSRLGLGVDPGAVWHDVAGDPLLAPLGRALARAHTSGSSVVEAVEDLADALAREAGADAEDLARSVGVRAAVPLGVCLLPAFVLVGIVPLAAGLMRTLL